In the genome of Dromiciops gliroides isolate mDroGli1 chromosome 1, mDroGli1.pri, whole genome shotgun sequence, the window tctgacttTGCTCACATTGTGTCGTTTGAAAGAGATTAACAGAGAGTAGGGGAATCCTATTATTAGTTAAGAGCTTAGAAATAATAGACAAAAACTCCAGTTGTTTCTGAAGGCCTCAAGGAATTCCAGGGAATGCAGACATATCCACATGAAAGTGCAGAATACCTGCATCAACTTCTTCCCAGCAGGGAACTGAGAAGTGGAAAAATAACTCTGGCAAGGATAAGGGGGCATCTGTGGGCAAAGAGAGGTAAAGAGTTCCATAGGACTTAGAACTAAGGAAACTGTGGTCTGATTTTGATGATGTGGTTACAAAGAAGCAGCTTTGAATACTGGACACCAGTTTTCTGTGGGCAGGAAGAAGGCATGTATTGTATGGAAAGAGAATAGTGTCCCAGCTGGCAGAGTAGGGACTCTTGTCCTTGACTAGGAGGTTCTTCTATGAAGCTTGATGAGTCATAAGAGATGTGGCCCAAAATATGGGAAATGGTGTAAGTGGCACCTTTTTAGCCACACTTGCACATCCGATTCAATATCCATTGCAAACAACAAGCATGTGGTAAATACAATGCATTTACTGTGCTAGgcatgggaatacaaaggcaaaataagacagtcttgtcctcaaggagcttatacttcTCCCTTCAGAAAAATGACACACataactgatatatatatatacatatatacacatacatgtatatatatatatatatatacatacatacacacacacacacacacacacacacatatatatatatatatatatatatatatatatatatatatatatatatatatacacacacacctatggaaatttaaaagggagagagagagaaccagcaATGAAGGGGATCAAGTTGCTTTAACTctgccctttctcctttcctggaATAAAGTACCACATTTACTCTATTGATACTTCTCATAGGTGTTGGCTcataagctgagccttgaaacatatatgtgaaaaaaaaaagcctgaatgCAGCTACTTACTTTCTCCTGTCTTTTGGGAAGCCTGGGATTGCTGTGGCTCCTTCAGGATCTCATCTATGCTGGGGAGCGTCTGTCTGCCAGATTGTGTGTTTGGTTCCTTCTCTTCCACAGGAGATCTCCTCAAATCCTGAAACAATTTCTGGGTTTCTATTTGGGCTCCCAGCTCTAGCCTGTCCTGCTGCAGTTTTTTCCTGTGTCTGTGCTTGGCATGGAGCAGCTGCTGGCCTGGTTGCTGCTTCTCCTTCAGAGGTTGAGGTAGGAGTGGAGCAGTGGTGACTGAGCCTGGAGAGAAGGCTGCATGTTGCAAGACTCTCTGCAGCTGCTCCTCTACAGCATTCAGTCTGGCCCCTTGGCCTTGAATCACATTCTGGAGTTTCTCCATTTCTGTCTGCACATGGATTTGGCTAGTCTGAAGGGTACTAATGTCCTGTGTGATGGTCCCAGTGAGGTTGGCAAGGAGGATGCTCTGCTCCTTCTGTTTCATCTTCTCCTGGGAGCTCTGCTTACTCTTTTCATTTAAGGATCTTCCAAAGGCCAGGAGCTTAGAGTCCACCTTCCTGGATCTTCTCTGAATCTTCTTCATCCAGTCCTTCAGCTGGTTCAGATCCATTTGCAATGCTGCCTGGGACTCATTGACAGACATAGCCATGGTGTGATACTCATCTGTCAGGTTTTGAAATCTGGTGTTGATATTATAGGAAACATTATAGTTTTCCGCAATCCCCTGGAGACGTACTAGGGTCACTTCTTGAAATCTCCGAAACTGCAAACAACAAACAGAACTCTTACCTATTTATGGTATGAAGAGAGTGGGCCAAATTGTTTAAGGGTTGAATGAACTTCCCATACCATCTGTGTTTTTAAAGAAAGCATCTTTCACCTGGGATAGCTTATGATGTCAGTTGTTCTTAAGCTTTCATACCACCCCAACAGTGACGAAAATGTCCAAATCCTTTAATGCAGAGAGATCCTATGCCTAGACAcataccccaaggagatcaaagatagaaagaaatatcctgtatacaccaaaatattaatagcaacacCTTTTATGGAAGCAAATAACTAGAAACAGATTAGATTCCCAATTGAGGCATGACCGAACATATTGTGGtacatgaaagtaatggaatattactctgtCATAATaccatgaagaattcagagaagcatgggaagacacataaactgatgcaaaatgaagtcaaTAAATCCAGGAAATTATAAACAAGATGAATATAACAATGGAAATGTAAAGAACAAAACAACCTGAAACTGAATTGTAATTACCAAGCTTGTGCCTGAAGAAAAGATGAGGGAAAAAATGTACCTCATCTATTTACTGAGGTGAGACACAATGGATGTGAAACATTGCATATACCGTCACGCTCAGTGTGTTGGTAAGTTTTattgaactttttcttttcttttttgttacaagagatggctctctggggataggagagagagaggatttagaaataaaaaaagaatcaatcaccCCCAATGAACTATGTAATATTTACCTGTTCTTCTAGTCTTCGGAGCCTCTCATAAAAAGGTTTTCTTTGTCCTGCTTCAACAGCTTTCTGCAAAGAGGTTCCCTGTAGACAGAAAGAtataagaatgaagaaaagagacATACATTTAGCCTCCCAGCAGCCCATGCTGAAAAAGGAGTTTGATTTCTGCAGTCTCTTCAGTAGCCCTTGAATGAGCCCCAAAGAGGAGTCTGATTAGGAGtctgtttttatatatttcactCCACACCACTCTCCACCCACCTCCTTATTTTGGCTTGTTTTTCTCACTCTTCATTCTCAAATTCTGGCTAAGATTGGCTTCTTCCTGCTACCTTAAAGGAAATCAGTGATTTGCCTTCAAACAAATGGAATCTGCAGACTCTAACATTCCCCAAGGAGAAAAGTTTAAAACACAagcaaattctttcctttccttctttccttgggaAAGAATTAGCTTGGTTGTAAGCCCTTGTCTAGCTCACACTCACTTAGGGTCATTCATTCTGGGACCTTTCAGTGTTAATAGCAACCATATTGTGtctgtttctgctttcttttctactCTATGAAGTTACTGATTCACCCTACGCTTTTCTAAATTACAAATCTGAAAAACATTGTCTCTATCCAGTTTCTCTGCTTCCTAACTACCCATTCTCTCCTTATTCTGTGAAGCTGGATGGTATGGTATTATTTTTATGGGGGTCGGAACTGTAGTGGAGATGAGCTTGGAAGGCTAGTAAAAGCTgagtgagaagagaaggaaggcattCCAAGGAACATGCATGAGCAAAAGCACAAAAGTGAAGGAAAAACCAGGTTTCTTTCAGAGTGGTAGAGAGTAATTCACTTTGGCTAGAATATAGCAGAAGTGATAGGTCTGAAAAGGTAGGGTGATTACCAGATTATGGAGGACTTTGAATGACAGAGAAAAGAATGTGAAATATACTCATTAGACAGTGTCAGTGAAGATTTTGAACTgaaaactgttgttgttgttgtcgtcattGTTGTAGTTTGTGTTGTTAATCTTTCaatctcaaagaggacaatgatatcagggtgatgtcatgacttgcactgaattggatgtaagtgaaggaaggctgtgcaaggtcaccaacctcactcctccagagccatctaggtccagtggcaagacacatatcaggacaactggagatggctccagatgtttgaggtaatcgggctcaagtgacttgcccagggtcacacagctagtaagtgtctgaggtgagatttgaactcaggttctctcaaCTTCAGGACTAGTGCTatattccactgcaccacctaactgccccaactgAGAAGTGACATGACTATAAGTggcacaaaaataataataacaggggcagctaggtggtgcagtggatagagcgccggccctggatccaggaggacctgagctcaaatccaaccttagacacttaacacttactagctgtgtgaccctgggcaagtcacttaacccccactgcctggcaaaaaaacaaaaacaaaaataataatatcagcccacatttctctcatttcctcaAATGACCCTGAAGGTGAGTAATACCAATACTACTATCCTCACCCCATCTCCTTTAAGGAcattgagtctcagagaagggaCTCGCTCATTGTCATAtagtcagtaagtgtcagagttgagattcaaacttttcttttctgCAGGTCCTGCAAACTTTCCACGGTATAACATCAGTGTAAAGCTTCATATGCAGATGGAAGCTAGTCTAGCAGTGGAATTATGGGTATATTAGCTCCTCTTCACGggtcccttttcttctccctcaagAGATCCTTAAAAACCCTGGTGGAAGTAGCCCtaatctcagtttccccttttcaCCATTTCAAGGCAGTCAGGCCATGCCTTGTCAGAAGCACTGTTACATCATGAAGATGTTAAAGATAACACCAAAGTTTCAAATACCATGAATTCAATTTTCCACATTTGAAATCTTGGCATTGTTCTTTAAACCTCAACTCAAATATCacctagtccaaagcttcttttttttttagtgaggcagttggggttaagtgacttgcccagggtcacacagctagtaagtgttaggtgtctgaggccagatttgaactcagatactcctgactccagggccagtgctctatccactgtgccacctagctgtccatagtccaaagcttcttaaactgtgggtcatgtaactgaatgtgggggtcacaaaaatttggcaacagttgaAGGtcatatatatctattttatatacctataactGGGGGTCCcgcaaaaatttctcaggcaaaaaggggtcgggagtggaaaaagttaaagaagctCTTACCTAGTTCATGAAGTTTTCCTTGAAGCCATTCATTATTAATATGATCTCTCTTATGCATTTAccacctttttctttgtattatagttatttgtctaTGGGTCATATTCCTCTGGTAGGCTATAAGGTTCCAGAGGGCAGGGATTGCAACTTCTAATCTTTGTATCTATTCTTTGTCCAAGAATAGTACTCTGATTTACATTGAGTGCTGGTAAAAAGTTTGAATTGCACTTAAAAATgcaaatggggggggcagctaggtggcacagtggataaagcaatggtcctgaattcaggaggacctgtgttcaaatctggactctgacaattcacacttactagctgtgtgaccctggtcaagtcacttaaccctcattgccctagggggggaaaaaagcaaatcgGGAACTGGAAGCCTCATGAAACAGGGCCCAGTAAAAGGACTGTGCTTAGGACTCTTGGATTCTGTGTCTGGCTCATTACAtgaaacagagagagaacatGCCACCTCCTTAGGCTTTCAAATTTCAGTACCTTAAAGAGTATCaaaaacaaagtatttttcttAACAGAGCTGGTACTGGTCAATCTATGTAGGGGCAGTTCCAAAATGACAGGAGGGTGAAgggtaataataattttttttttttatttttagtgaggcaattggggttaagtgacttgcccagggtcacacagctagttaagtgttaagtgtctgaggctggatttgaactcaggtactcccgactccaaggccagtgctctatccactgcgccacctagctgccccaataataatttttaaatgataataataacaataatgttaaTATCATACTGTATTTATCCAGAAGTCAGCCTTCAAGCAACTCACTTATCTAGAATGGGTCCCAAAAGGGCCTATCAAAgttttttgaatgccaaatagctGTCAAAACCCTTTGCTTTGTGGGAAGGGCTTGTTATCCCAGCAAGCCATTCCACAGTTCTCACCACCTTCTGGCTTTCAGCAGACAATTGTGTGTAAATATTTTCAGCAAATTAGGAATAGTACTCTCATGACAGCATGAAAATTTGTCATTTGGCAGCAGAAAGAGACAAAAGTATGGTGGATGCTGGAGTTGTAGCCCAAGAACTGGGTTAAGATACAGGATCATATTTGTCgggaaaatttttaagtctgacagaagaatgaaaacaacaaagtttTCCAGGCTAAAGcagataggtttattgagagaggattAATCCCCCAACAAAGCTGGTCATCCAGgcattggacctgaaagacccagaattacaaaatccatgggtttataaacccttccaaagttacacttgtacagtattTTATCATTAGTTGTGctcctaaaattaaaacatattcttaggaaatatgaggaactacctaaatgactataaatgtcagcattatgataacaatagggtggatcattgttaggccactGGTCAGCAGTGTGAACTCTATAGGAAAGTATGTCACTCATGATTACTAAAATATAccattgctgactactagatcttgtgatattacctaatgcttgacattggaaaatcaggaaatatgaggaaagacttaacctttttttttgtttgtttgttttggcgggcaatgggggttaagtgacttgcccagggtcacacagctagtaagtgttaagtgtctgaggccggatttgaactcaggtcctcctgaatccaaggccggtgctttatccactgcgccacctagctgcccccaagacttaaccttttgaccttatgtaatctaaatgtaataatatctaaatataataaatcacaattttttagttaatatattattatcttaatccaatcacttataactatggtgaatctcttataactaagggatggggaaaatctcactcacctATTTACTGTGTGAATGTGTGCAAGACAATTATCCCCTCTGGGCTTTGGAttccttatctatagaataaGATGGTTTTAtgagatgccctctgaggtccagTTTTAAACCTATGATTCTACCAATGATAGTTCCAATGCCTTTGAAAGATGCGAGAGGGAGTCACACAACTCTGCCCACTAGCACCATTACAAATTTCTTATTTCAGGGAgggatttttaaacttttttctatcATAGActccctttgacagtctggcaAAGACTAGGCCCCTTCTGAGAATCATATTTTtcattgcataaaataaaatatataggattgaaTTAAACCATTGAAATAAAAGATTTAATTCTTTTCCCCATTCAAATTCATGAAATCTATCATTGGAACCCTGGGTCCATTTTAGTATCTTAGATTTAGAACCAAGAAACTTCAAGACCATTgtccaaaccccctcatttttcagatgaggaaagtgaagagtAGAGAGGTTTAGCGACTTGTCaaaggtcccacaggtagtaaagAACAGAAACGGTCTTTTTACTCCAGGTTCAGGGTTCTTTCTGCTTActtgttatataaatgtgtgtgtgtgtgtgtgtgtgtgtgtgtgtgtgtgtgtgtgtgtgtatcctctcatagaatataaactccctgagggccaTGATTGTATTAtagtttgtctttgtattcccattaaCAGTTCTTGCAATTAGCAAACCCTTACTGAATGCTctttggattggattgaattggattttGTGTAGGAACAAACAGTTTTAGGATAAACACCATTATCTCCCCCAAGAAAGCATTCTCTTATATTGTAGTATAGAAAATGATGCCTATAATGATGATCATGGGATgtcaagaaatgataaaagtcATATGCCACATACTCTTTGGAAAAAGGGGCGGATCAGTCATATAACAAGATCCAAAGATAACATAGATAACCCAGAGATTCCCAAACTTTCTCAGTTCACTGGGCAATTAGTGTTCTTAGTAATTTTTTGTGGTGCCCATAGACCAAAAGAAATACctaatgggggcggctaggtggcgcagtggatagagcactggccctggagtcaggagtacctgagttcaaatccggcctcagacacttaacacttattagctgtgtgaccctgggcaagtcacttaaccccaattgcctcactaaaaaaaaaaaaagaaatacttaatgGTTCTACTTATTAAGTTGTTATGTGCAAActactcaacaagcatttagttgttatatgaaaaattaacacaaataaattaaaagaaaaaatcaatatttttatttcattcttcagtAACCACATTTATTTCCTAACGGGATATATGTGCCTGAAGGGTATACTGCATGGCTTCTCAAAAGTTGGAATCAGAAGACACTACCACTCTTGTTTCCTGTTCCATATTGATTTTCATTCCTTTgctgtgttgtgttgtgttgtttcagttctgtccaatTCTCCATGGCCCCGTttaggattttcttagcaaagatactggagtgatttgccatttccttctccagctcctttttgcagatgagaaaactaaggcaaatggggttaagtgacttgcccaggatcacacagctagtaagtgtctgaggtcagatttgaattcaggaagattagtcttcctaactccaggcccagcactacccactgtaccacctaactgcttttTCAGTCCTTCATACTTGCTTTTTATTACGGAAATTGTTGAAAGTTTAGCTTCTCAAAGATTTGATGCTGTAAATGAGAAAGTTTGAGAAGTTAATGGCTGTAGCTGAAAGCACAAGTCAACAAAAACATCTCAAACATTTGAGAACATCATCAAAAGGAATGTAGCACGATCTAATGTTGAAACTGTGAACTACTTCAAGCTAGTAGTTCACAGGGTGTTAAACAGATGTAGAATATTGCAAAGAACACTGGAATATTTGAGATCCTTTGAGGGAAACAGCAACATTCAACAACTGAAGTGTTGGACCCACCAAGAAAATGactccaacaacaaaaacaacaaagcacatagcccagtgcctagcatataacaggagcttaataaatgcttacaaaacaaatcatagaaaaacaaaacaaacacaaataaatcATAGATGGATAGGTTAAAAAtctgccctggggcagctaggtggcacagtggatagagcaccggccctggagtcaagagtacctgagttcaaatccagcctcagacatttaacacttacgagctgtgtgaccctgggcaagtcacttaaccccaattgcctcactaaaaaaaaaaatctgccctgTAGGAGAAAGTACCCACAAATATGTAATCAGTGTATGGCTACACTGATGCATATAAGCTTTAAAGCATGCACAACATAAGAAGGAAATGTGTCAGAtacctttattttattgatacattTAGTTTTAAACAACAGACACATTGTAACAAATACACATCTCAAACACTTGGCCTGAAAACAGTTCATTAAAACAGCTTGTTCTCTATTTGTGATTGATAAAAGATGTTACATTCTAATTTTGTAGTTTTAGAAAAAGGACATTTTAGAAAGAATCCCAccaaaaagttaaaatttttaagaagttctGTTGCCTAAAGGTTGTTATCTAGAAAAATCAGCTTCCCAGATAATTAGCATTTTAGTTTGAGAAGCACTTTCAAgcttcattttaggaaagacattaataTGCG includes:
- the PTX4 gene encoding pentraxin-4; translation: MGCWEAKCMSLFFILISFCLQGTSLQKAVEAGQRKPFYERLRRLEEQFRRFQEVTLVRLQGIAENYNVSYNINTRFQNLTDEYHTMAMSVNESQAALQMDLNQLKDWMKKIQRRSRKVDSKLLAFGRSLNEKSKQSSQEKMKQKEQSILLANLTGTITQDISTLQTSQIHVQTEMEKLQNVIQGQGARLNAVEEQLQRVLQHAAFSPGSVTTAPLLPQPLKEKQQPGQQLLHAKHRHRKKLQQDRLELGAQIETQKLFQDLRRSPVEEKEPNTQSGRQTLPSIDEILKEPQQSQASQKTGEICNVGSMLVFPNISTENVVIFSPGLLTGLQELSFCTWVRTSSSYLGTLLSYATEENDNKLVLHGRDTLVYGTIHFVIGDPAFRELPVERLLDSRWHHMCVIWSSIQGKYWFYVDRRLVATGSRFREGYEIPPGGTLVLGQEQDTVGGGFDSSEAFVGSLAGLTVWDRALAPGEVSSIATGKELPRSILLTLANASSLHGFVKREMCTCLEHCS